The following coding sequences lie in one Streptomyces venezuelae genomic window:
- a CDS encoding FAD-binding oxidoreductase, producing the protein MSELTRRKVLRRSAAAGGVALGATVPAAGLAQAAPARSTTVRAASATAPSAVTVRPDDARYPELIRGTNQRWVGSPDYVRLVTSADQVVDAVKEAVAAGKRVAVRSGGHCYENFTTSSDIKVVIDLSQLASVTYDAAQRVFVVEPGAWLSDVYSTLFKRWGVTLPGGSCPSVAAGGHIVGGGYGALSRLFGLTVDHLHGVEVVTVDKDKTVRKVVATRDSTDARLRDLWWAHTGGGGGNFGIVTKYLLRTPGATGSDPAKLLPSPPAELLTSTVTWSWDGLTQTAFKRLVKNYGDWFVAHGGPDAAHLDLFSQLKAAHKAAGAITMVTQLDATRSGAEADLDAFVAAVGAGVPVTPQVSTQRLPFLHATKWPGFAGGDPTLRFEDKSAYMRASFPDDQLSAAYHHLTRTDYTNPAALLLIAGYGGRVNAVAPDATAVAQRDSVMKLQYLAFWQDAAEDERHLAWVREFYRDVYAASGGVPVPGRVNDGCFVNYADVDLGDPAHNTSKTPWHALYYKDNYPRLQRVKATWDPRGILRHAQSVEPSAG; encoded by the coding sequence ATGAGTGAGCTCACCCGGCGCAAGGTCCTGCGGCGTTCCGCCGCGGCGGGCGGCGTGGCCCTCGGCGCGACGGTTCCCGCCGCGGGCCTCGCCCAGGCCGCGCCCGCCAGGTCCACGACCGTCCGCGCCGCGTCCGCCACCGCCCCGTCGGCCGTCACCGTGCGGCCCGACGACGCCCGCTACCCGGAGCTGATCCGCGGCACCAACCAGCGCTGGGTCGGCAGCCCCGACTACGTACGCCTCGTCACCAGTGCCGACCAGGTCGTCGACGCCGTGAAGGAGGCCGTCGCCGCGGGCAAGCGCGTCGCGGTGCGCAGCGGCGGCCACTGCTACGAGAACTTCACCACCAGCTCCGACATCAAGGTCGTCATCGACCTGTCGCAGCTCGCGTCGGTGACGTACGACGCCGCCCAGCGGGTCTTCGTGGTGGAGCCCGGCGCCTGGCTCTCCGACGTCTACAGCACCCTGTTCAAGCGGTGGGGCGTCACGCTGCCCGGCGGCTCCTGCCCGTCGGTGGCGGCCGGCGGCCACATCGTCGGCGGCGGCTACGGCGCGCTGTCCCGCCTGTTCGGGCTCACCGTCGACCACCTGCACGGCGTCGAGGTCGTGACGGTGGACAAGGACAAGACCGTGCGCAAGGTCGTCGCCACCCGCGACAGCACCGACGCCCGCCTGCGCGACCTGTGGTGGGCGCACACCGGAGGAGGCGGCGGCAACTTCGGCATCGTCACCAAGTACCTGCTCCGCACCCCGGGCGCCACAGGATCCGACCCGGCGAAGCTCCTGCCGAGCCCGCCCGCCGAACTCCTGACGTCCACCGTCACCTGGTCCTGGGACGGGCTGACGCAGACGGCCTTCAAGCGCCTGGTGAAGAACTACGGCGACTGGTTCGTCGCCCACGGCGGCCCCGACGCCGCCCACCTCGACCTGTTCAGCCAGCTCAAGGCGGCCCACAAGGCGGCGGGCGCGATCACGATGGTGACGCAGCTCGACGCCACCCGCTCCGGTGCCGAGGCCGACCTGGACGCGTTCGTTGCCGCCGTCGGCGCGGGCGTGCCCGTCACACCACAGGTCAGCACGCAGCGGCTGCCGTTCCTGCACGCCACCAAGTGGCCCGGGTTCGCGGGCGGCGACCCGACGCTGCGCTTCGAGGACAAGTCCGCGTACATGCGGGCGAGCTTCCCCGACGACCAGCTGTCCGCCGCGTACCACCACCTGACCCGCACCGACTACACCAACCCGGCGGCGCTGCTGCTCATCGCGGGGTACGGCGGCCGCGTCAACGCCGTCGCGCCGGACGCGACCGCGGTGGCGCAGCGGGACTCGGTGATGAAGCTGCAGTACCTCGCGTTCTGGCAGGACGCCGCCGAGGACGAGCGGCACCTGGCGTGGGTGCGCGAGTTCTACCGGGACGTCTACGCCGCCTCCGGCGGTGTCCCCGTGCCGGGCCGCGTCAACGACGGCTGCTTCGTCAACTACGCCGACGTCGACCTCGGCGACCCGGCGCACAACACCTCGAAGACGCCGTGGCACGCCCTCTACTACAAGGACAACTACCCGCGCCTGCAGCGCGTGAAGGCCACCTGGGACCCCCGCGGCATCCTGCGGCACGCCCAGTCCGTCGAGCCCTCCGCGGGCTGA
- a CDS encoding sedoheptulose 7-phosphate cyclase, with protein MSGNNSALLGRPSERVQTVGYGAAGTAGDAAVAAQPGAGLYAYSERVDSWVVRTAKPVSYEVRVADGLFDFERTDLLEPAAAPGKRLRRFVVLDSDVDLLHGNRIRAYFDYHDVEHVICVVPADETVKSFETAARIVEELDAFGVDRRREPLIVIGGGVLMDIVGLASSLYRRGTPFIRVPTTLIGLVDAGVGAKTGVNFNGHKNRLGTYFPADLTLLDRTFLATLDRRHIGNGLAEILKIALIKDARLFDVLESHGPLLLNEKFQGESEAGEDAAREVVHRAIQGMLEELQPNLWETKLERSVDYGHTFSPTVEMRALPALLHGEAVCVDMALTTALARRRGLIDDADARRVYDVMHGLELPAWDDLLDQPELLTAALLDTVRHRNGQQRLPLPVGIGDVTFVNDVTEQELLDAVAELRVAGRGRGRDLVEGQHV; from the coding sequence GTGTCCGGGAACAATTCGGCGCTTCTGGGCCGACCCAGCGAGCGCGTCCAGACCGTCGGGTACGGGGCGGCCGGCACCGCCGGTGACGCAGCCGTCGCGGCTCAGCCCGGCGCCGGGCTGTACGCCTACAGCGAGCGCGTCGACTCGTGGGTCGTCCGCACCGCAAAGCCCGTCAGCTACGAAGTGCGCGTCGCCGACGGCCTGTTCGACTTCGAGCGCACGGATCTCCTGGAACCGGCCGCGGCCCCCGGCAAGCGCCTGCGCCGGTTCGTCGTGCTCGACTCCGACGTCGACCTGCTCCACGGCAACCGCATCCGCGCCTACTTCGACTACCACGACGTCGAGCACGTCATCTGCGTCGTCCCCGCCGACGAGACCGTCAAGAGCTTCGAGACCGCGGCCCGCATCGTCGAGGAACTCGACGCGTTCGGCGTGGACCGGCGCCGGGAGCCCCTCATCGTCATCGGCGGCGGCGTCCTCATGGACATCGTCGGCCTGGCGAGCAGCCTCTACCGCCGCGGCACCCCGTTCATCCGCGTCCCCACCACCCTCATCGGCCTGGTCGACGCGGGCGTCGGCGCCAAGACCGGCGTCAACTTCAACGGCCACAAGAACCGGCTCGGCACCTACTTCCCCGCCGACCTCACCCTCCTGGACCGCACCTTCCTCGCCACGCTCGACCGCCGCCACATCGGCAACGGCCTGGCCGAGATCCTCAAGATCGCCCTCATCAAGGACGCCCGCCTCTTCGACGTCCTGGAGAGCCACGGACCGCTCCTCCTGAACGAGAAGTTCCAGGGCGAGAGCGAGGCGGGCGAGGACGCCGCACGCGAGGTCGTGCACCGCGCCATCCAGGGCATGCTCGAAGAGCTCCAGCCCAACCTGTGGGAGACCAAGCTGGAGCGCTCGGTCGACTACGGCCACACCTTCAGCCCCACCGTCGAGATGCGCGCCCTGCCCGCACTCCTGCACGGCGAGGCCGTCTGCGTCGACATGGCGCTGACCACCGCACTCGCCCGCCGCCGCGGCCTGATCGACGACGCGGACGCGCGACGCGTCTACGACGTGATGCACGGCCTCGAACTCCCCGCCTGGGACGACCTCCTGGACCAGCCGGAACTCCTGACGGCCGCACTCCTCGACACCGTCCGCCACCGCAACGGCCAGCAGCGCCTGCCGCTCCCCGTGGGCATCGGCGACGTCACCTTCGTCAACGACGTCACCGAGCAGGAACTCCTGGACGCCGTGGCCGAGCTGCGGGTCGCGGGACGCGGGCGCGGCCGTGACCTCGTGGAGGGTCAGCATGTCTGA
- a CDS encoding NADP-dependent oxidoreductase — MRASTLPRYGGPELLTVAELPRPTPGPGQILVRVAASAVNPVDLEVRSGSHARNVGHGFPMVLGWDLSGVVEECGPGVDRFAAGDRVVAMSAQMATGVGTHAQYVALDADLAAGAPRTAELRDAAALPLAGLTAHQALEALAPQDGGTLLVTGATGAVGGFAVQLAVARGLKVLAYGRPGDADRLHALGAHEAYSDERPVPPGAADSLLETAGLPGSVAGVRDGGRAVSIVPTAPPVAERGIDVRMSFVEQDGRRLEELSALVDEGVLTLRVAETFPLAEVGEAHRRLAAGGSRGKLLISPWE, encoded by the coding sequence GTGCGTGCCAGCACCCTGCCCCGATACGGGGGCCCCGAACTGCTGACCGTGGCCGAGCTGCCCCGCCCCACGCCGGGTCCGGGTCAGATCCTGGTCCGCGTCGCCGCGTCGGCCGTGAACCCGGTCGACCTGGAGGTCCGCTCGGGTTCGCATGCCCGGAACGTCGGCCACGGCTTCCCGATGGTCCTCGGCTGGGACCTCTCCGGCGTCGTCGAGGAGTGCGGCCCCGGCGTGGACCGCTTCGCCGCGGGGGACCGGGTCGTCGCCATGTCGGCGCAGATGGCCACCGGGGTCGGCACCCACGCGCAGTACGTCGCGCTCGACGCGGACCTGGCCGCCGGGGCCCCGCGCACCGCCGAACTCCGCGACGCCGCCGCGCTCCCGCTCGCCGGGCTCACCGCCCACCAGGCGCTCGAAGCCCTCGCACCGCAGGACGGCGGCACCCTGCTCGTCACCGGCGCGACCGGCGCCGTCGGCGGGTTCGCCGTCCAGCTCGCCGTCGCCCGCGGCCTCAAGGTGCTCGCGTACGGGCGGCCCGGCGACGCCGACCGGCTGCACGCGCTCGGCGCCCACGAGGCGTACTCCGACGAGCGGCCCGTGCCGCCCGGCGCCGCCGACAGCCTCCTGGAGACGGCCGGACTGCCCGGCTCCGTCGCCGGGGTGCGGGACGGCGGCCGCGCCGTCTCCATCGTGCCGACGGCACCGCCCGTCGCCGAACGCGGCATCGACGTACGGATGTCGTTCGTGGAGCAGGACGGCCGGCGCCTCGAAGAGCTGTCCGCCCTGGTGGACGAGGGCGTGCTCACCCTGCGGGTCGCGGAGACGTTCCCCCTCGCCGAGGTGGGCGAGGCGCACCGGCGGCTCGCGGCGGGCGGCTCCCGCGGCAAGCTCCTCATCTCTCCCTGGGAGTGA
- a CDS encoding alpha/beta fold hydrolase, giving the protein MPFASTHGSKVEYFETGTGPGLVLVHGTGGDAGTYDQLRDTFSDRRTVVVPNYSGSGATEDEGGPLTLDLLIAQIDAAIEDSSAEGPVDLVGWSQGALAVAAYAATHPEKVRRLVLLTGWIKNDARQQLYFDLWHRLDQLDHETFGRFLQLNGWTTAQVNSFGVAGVEEMVSGGVPAGIGRQIALNLELDITEHLPKITAPTLVIGATHDNMIPVQHSRALHAAIKGSRYAELDAGHFAVFEKPAELAELIGEFLAEDEAKGGTEAA; this is encoded by the coding sequence ATGCCTTTCGCTTCGACGCACGGCTCCAAGGTGGAGTACTTCGAGACCGGCACGGGCCCCGGCCTCGTCCTGGTCCACGGCACCGGCGGCGACGCGGGAACGTACGACCAGCTGCGGGACACCTTCAGTGACCGCCGCACCGTCGTCGTCCCCAACTACTCGGGCAGCGGCGCCACCGAGGACGAGGGCGGCCCGCTCACCCTCGACCTGCTCATCGCCCAGATCGACGCGGCGATCGAGGACAGCAGCGCCGAGGGCCCCGTCGACCTGGTCGGCTGGTCGCAGGGCGCGCTCGCCGTCGCCGCCTACGCGGCCACGCACCCGGAGAAGGTGCGCCGTCTGGTCCTGCTCACCGGCTGGATCAAGAACGACGCCCGCCAGCAGCTCTACTTCGACCTGTGGCACCGCCTCGACCAGCTCGACCACGAGACGTTCGGCCGGTTCCTCCAGCTGAACGGCTGGACCACGGCGCAGGTCAATTCCTTCGGCGTCGCGGGCGTGGAGGAGATGGTCTCCGGCGGCGTCCCCGCGGGCATCGGCCGGCAGATCGCGCTCAACCTGGAGCTCGACATCACCGAGCACCTGCCGAAGATCACCGCGCCGACGCTGGTGATCGGCGCCACGCACGACAACATGATCCCGGTCCAGCACTCCCGCGCGCTGCACGCGGCCATCAAGGGCAGCCGGTACGCCGAGCTGGACGCCGGACACTTCGCGGTCTTCGAGAAGCCCGCCGAACTGGCCGAGCTGATCGGGGAGTTCCTCGCGGAGGACGAGGCGAAGGGCGGGACCGAGGCGGCCTGA
- a CDS encoding MFS transporter — protein MPFALFPLMLCVFSVGSAELVVAGVLPAIAGDLDVSLSDAGLLVTAYALGVVVLGPLVTLAGSRVPRTPLLLGLMGLFTASNVLAALAPSYAVLMTARVLSAITHCTLFAVCIVVAGSLAEKGKEASAVSKVAVGLNLATVLGVPLGVLLEEHFGWRSAFWSIAGLSLLALALVAWRPPVAPVPGAGGSDGVGAGGVGAELRVLRNRTVQIAILLTALAMAGVFTAYTFVNPILTSMGGFADSTVSWLLLLVGCGSLIGNLIGGKLADRALMPSLVGVLAVLGADLALMALGGDVSWLLLVLLVVFGAAYFAVMPGLQARILKGAGDGAPTLAIAINIGAFNIGIAFGAWFGGQLLGWDLGLRGVIAASAVLSWLAMSLAANELRKDRRAERTTGIPTAADPAPATRVPATAD, from the coding sequence ATGCCGTTTGCCCTCTTCCCCCTGATGCTCTGCGTCTTCAGCGTCGGCAGCGCGGAGCTGGTCGTCGCCGGTGTCCTGCCGGCCATCGCCGGCGACCTGGACGTCTCCCTGTCCGACGCGGGGCTCCTCGTGACGGCCTACGCGCTCGGCGTCGTGGTCCTCGGCCCGCTCGTCACCCTCGCCGGCAGCCGGGTGCCCCGCACCCCACTGCTGCTCGGCCTGATGGGGCTCTTCACGGCGAGCAACGTGCTCGCCGCGCTGGCCCCCTCGTACGCGGTCCTGATGACCGCACGCGTGCTCTCGGCGATCACCCACTGCACGCTGTTCGCGGTCTGCATCGTCGTCGCGGGATCGCTGGCGGAGAAGGGCAAGGAGGCCTCCGCCGTGTCGAAGGTCGCCGTCGGGCTCAACCTCGCCACCGTGCTCGGCGTGCCGCTCGGCGTCCTCCTGGAGGAGCACTTCGGCTGGCGCTCCGCGTTCTGGAGCATCGCGGGCCTCAGCCTGCTCGCCCTCGCCCTGGTCGCCTGGCGGCCGCCCGTCGCTCCTGTGCCGGGCGCGGGCGGGTCCGACGGCGTGGGTGCCGGTGGCGTCGGGGCCGAGCTGCGGGTGCTGCGCAACCGCACGGTCCAGATCGCCATCCTGCTCACGGCGCTCGCCATGGCGGGCGTCTTCACCGCGTACACCTTCGTGAACCCGATCCTCACCTCGATGGGCGGGTTCGCCGACTCCACGGTGAGCTGGCTGCTGCTGCTCGTCGGCTGCGGCTCACTCATCGGCAACCTCATCGGCGGCAAGCTCGCCGACCGCGCGCTGATGCCCTCGCTCGTCGGCGTCCTCGCGGTGCTCGGCGCCGACCTCGCCCTGATGGCGCTCGGCGGCGACGTGTCCTGGCTCCTGCTCGTCCTGCTCGTCGTCTTCGGCGCCGCCTACTTCGCCGTCATGCCGGGGCTGCAGGCCCGCATCCTCAAGGGGGCCGGGGACGGCGCGCCCACGCTCGCCATCGCCATCAACATCGGCGCGTTCAACATCGGCATCGCCTTCGGCGCCTGGTTCGGCGGACAACTCCTCGGCTGGGACCTCGGGTTGCGCGGCGTCATCGCCGCGTCCGCGGTCCTGTCCTGGCTCGCCATGTCCCTCGCCGCCAACGAGCTCAGGAAGGACCGGCGCGCCGAGCGCACCACCGGCATCCCCACGGCCGCCGACCCCGCCCCCGCCACGCGCGTACCCGCCACGGCCGACTGA
- a CDS encoding MFS transporter, with protein MALTVGVVALGGLLFGFDTGVISGALLFLKEDFHLTSFQEGAVISSLLLGAAAGALWSGGPADRWGRRRTLIVIAATFTLGLLLATLATGFWTLVAARVILGLAVGSASSLVPLYLAEVAPPRLRGRLITVNQILLTAGILVSYLINLWFAEDANWRAMFGAGLIPSVLMLVGLFFVPESPVWLERRRRGGVTAPVEDGGSHRSLRGMLAEPVVRRALLIGVTIGAVQQFAGINTIIYYAPSIMQRAGLPATNSIMYSVAIGVANLLMTVAAIPLVDRAGRKPLLVLSLVGMAAALVPLGCALNGAFGGASHAVSLVSMGLYVSAFAVGIGPVFWILAAEVFPPDVRAKGVALCVLVNWSANFVVGQLFLPAADLFGEAGVFWFFAAVCGAALVFVVRTVPETKNRSFDEIQRELAAGARRQP; from the coding sequence TTGGCGCTCACCGTCGGCGTCGTCGCCCTGGGCGGGCTGCTCTTCGGCTTCGACACGGGCGTCATCTCGGGAGCGCTCCTGTTCCTCAAGGAGGACTTCCACCTGACGTCCTTCCAGGAAGGAGCGGTGATCTCCTCGCTGCTGCTCGGCGCGGCGGCAGGCGCCCTGTGGAGCGGCGGGCCCGCCGACCGCTGGGGACGGCGCAGGACGCTGATCGTCATCGCCGCCACCTTCACGCTCGGGCTGCTGCTCGCCACCCTGGCCACCGGCTTCTGGACCCTGGTCGCCGCACGCGTGATCCTCGGCCTCGCCGTCGGTTCCGCCTCCTCGCTCGTCCCGCTCTATCTCGCCGAGGTGGCGCCGCCCCGGCTGCGCGGCCGCCTCATCACGGTGAACCAGATCCTGCTCACCGCGGGCATCCTCGTCTCGTACCTGATCAACCTCTGGTTCGCCGAAGACGCCAACTGGCGCGCGATGTTCGGCGCGGGTCTGATCCCGTCCGTCCTGATGCTGGTCGGCCTCTTCTTCGTCCCCGAGAGCCCGGTGTGGCTCGAGCGGCGCCGCCGGGGCGGGGTGACGGCACCCGTGGAGGACGGCGGGAGCCACCGCTCCCTGCGCGGGATGCTCGCCGAGCCCGTCGTACGGCGCGCGCTGCTGATCGGCGTCACGATCGGTGCGGTGCAGCAGTTCGCCGGGATCAACACGATCATCTACTACGCCCCCAGCATCATGCAGCGCGCCGGGCTCCCCGCCACGAACTCGATCATGTACTCGGTCGCCATCGGCGTGGCCAACCTGCTGATGACGGTCGCCGCGATCCCGCTGGTCGACCGGGCGGGCCGCAAGCCGCTGCTCGTCCTCTCCCTGGTGGGCATGGCGGCGGCGCTCGTGCCGCTCGGGTGCGCGCTGAACGGCGCGTTCGGCGGGGCCTCGCACGCGGTCAGTCTCGTCTCCATGGGGCTGTACGTCTCCGCCTTCGCGGTCGGCATCGGGCCGGTGTTCTGGATCCTCGCCGCCGAGGTCTTCCCGCCGGACGTACGGGCCAAGGGGGTCGCACTGTGCGTCCTCGTCAACTGGTCCGCCAACTTTGTCGTCGGCCAGCTCTTCCTGCCCGCCGCCGACCTGTTCGGCGAGGCGGGCGTCTTCTGGTTCTTCGCCGCGGTCTGCGGCGCGGCGCTGGTCTTCGTGGTGCGCACGGTCCCGGAGACGAAGAACCGCTCGTTCGACGAGATCCAGCGGGAGCTGGCGGCAGGCGCGAGACGACAGCCCTAG
- a CDS encoding cupin domain-containing protein, with protein sequence MSETAYAPAPEAHTLSAYDGGDVIVGDVSGAAHIHGVHGTTGVTRWKALASGADLRGGWEAVEWACVPPGGVSGEHLHTRTEEVYFILSGTGEIYLNGTAHPIAPGSMVLTGLGTVHGLRNTGDSDLAWLVIEMRSPRFSEALGATAPAPTPVASEEEPPVPTARLHDLRAERTVSPAGVFTGPLRTLALETVDAAGTVELTADGREHMVFVLSGTGWVENGSDTAELNPGTAVTLPLGTRARIGADRGNGLEFFHAEVAVASPGSAL encoded by the coding sequence ATGTCTGAGACCGCGTACGCACCGGCTCCCGAGGCGCACACCCTCTCCGCGTACGACGGCGGTGACGTGATCGTCGGCGACGTCAGCGGCGCCGCCCACATCCACGGCGTGCACGGCACCACCGGCGTGACCCGCTGGAAGGCCCTCGCGTCCGGCGCGGACCTGCGCGGCGGCTGGGAGGCCGTCGAGTGGGCGTGCGTCCCGCCGGGCGGCGTCAGCGGCGAGCACCTGCACACCCGGACCGAGGAGGTCTACTTCATCCTCTCCGGGACCGGCGAGATCTACCTGAACGGGACCGCCCACCCGATCGCGCCCGGCTCGATGGTCCTCACCGGCCTCGGCACCGTCCACGGCCTGCGCAACACGGGCGACAGCGACCTGGCCTGGCTGGTCATCGAGATGCGGTCGCCCCGCTTCAGCGAGGCGCTCGGTGCGACCGCGCCCGCCCCCACCCCCGTCGCCTCCGAGGAGGAGCCCCCCGTGCCCACCGCACGCCTTCACGACCTGCGCGCCGAGCGCACCGTCTCCCCCGCCGGCGTCTTCACGGGGCCGCTGCGCACGCTCGCCCTGGAGACGGTCGACGCCGCCGGCACCGTCGAGCTGACGGCCGACGGGCGCGAGCACATGGTGTTCGTGCTCTCCGGCACGGGCTGGGTCGAGAACGGCAGCGACACCGCGGAGCTCAACCCGGGCACGGCCGTCACGCTGCCGCTCGGCACCCGCGCCCGCATCGGCGCGGACCGCGGAAACGGCCTGGAGTTCTTCCACGCCGAGGTCGCCGTCGCGTCGCCGGGGTCCGCCCTGTGA
- a CDS encoding MarR family transcriptional regulator, producing MATAARGRLNGELELWRQLLLLVNGVSTTLDKKLQRQHGVTASEFTALSVLGRGALRMQELADSVGSSQSTMSRLVTRLENEDLVARTVGEEDRRVMFAHLTAEGKKLVAQAQGTFAKELSLALDMASFEPETASLVNRLRHAPSSPAR from the coding sequence ATGGCGACTGCCGCGCGCGGACGGCTCAACGGCGAACTCGAACTGTGGAGGCAGCTGCTGCTCCTGGTGAACGGGGTGAGCACGACACTCGACAAGAAGCTCCAGCGCCAACACGGTGTGACGGCGTCGGAGTTCACGGCCCTCTCGGTCCTCGGGCGCGGCGCGCTGCGGATGCAGGAGCTCGCCGACTCGGTGGGGTCGAGCCAGTCCACGATGAGCCGTCTGGTCACCCGCCTGGAGAACGAGGACCTGGTCGCCCGTACGGTCGGCGAGGAGGACCGGCGGGTGATGTTCGCCCACCTCACCGCCGAGGGCAAGAAGCTGGTCGCCCAGGCGCAGGGCACGTTCGCCAAGGAGCTGTCACTCGCCCTCGACATGGCCTCCTTCGAGCCGGAGACGGCGTCGCTGGTGAACCGGCTCCGGCACGCTCCGTCGTCTCCGGCGCGGTAG
- a CDS encoding acyltransferase family protein: MATNVAPLSSTASTTGTAPDPDTRPAGFARLPSLTGLRFIAAVMVFLFHASLTTEPPLNPFSGDVSDFFHAAASKTGWMGVTFFFLLSGFILTYSARPDDTPRRFWRRRLVKLYPSHVVGWIGAMVLFAAATATWQQWLPNLLLLQTWIPDYHTYLSINPPSWSLSCEVFFYLCFPQLHRWISAIRPERLWAWAGGLIATITAIPALGYLLLPDGTMSNGFPVSEVQYWAVYMLPPVRTLDFVLGIVMARILMTGRWINLGMLPACGLVVVGYAAANATPWLFGLNAAALIPFALLIPAVAATDLRGDRSPFRGRVMVWLGEVSFAFYIVHNVLLVHVRSLIGETRQFGFAGGMGVMALYFVVCMAFAWLLHKGVEMPMMRRFAKPRAARRP; this comes from the coding sequence ATGGCGACGAACGTCGCACCCCTCAGCAGTACGGCGAGTACGACCGGCACAGCCCCCGACCCGGACACCAGACCCGCCGGCTTCGCCCGGCTCCCCTCGCTGACCGGCCTGCGCTTCATCGCGGCGGTCATGGTCTTCCTCTTCCACGCGTCCCTGACCACCGAACCGCCCCTGAACCCCTTCAGCGGCGACGTCTCGGACTTCTTCCACGCCGCCGCCAGCAAGACGGGGTGGATGGGCGTCACGTTCTTCTTCCTGCTCAGCGGCTTCATCCTCACGTACTCCGCCCGCCCGGACGACACGCCCCGCAGGTTCTGGCGCCGCCGCCTCGTCAAGCTCTACCCCAGCCACGTGGTCGGCTGGATCGGCGCGATGGTCCTCTTCGCGGCGGCGACGGCGACCTGGCAGCAGTGGCTGCCCAACCTGCTCCTGCTGCAGACGTGGATCCCGGACTACCACACGTACCTGAGCATCAACCCGCCCAGCTGGTCGCTCTCCTGCGAGGTCTTCTTCTACCTCTGCTTCCCCCAGCTGCACCGCTGGATCTCCGCGATACGGCCCGAGCGGCTGTGGGCGTGGGCGGGCGGCCTGATCGCCACCATCACCGCGATCCCGGCGCTCGGTTACCTCCTGCTGCCCGACGGCACCATGTCCAACGGCTTCCCGGTCTCCGAGGTCCAGTACTGGGCCGTCTACATGCTGCCGCCGGTGCGCACCCTCGACTTCGTCCTCGGCATCGTCATGGCGCGCATCCTCATGACCGGCCGCTGGATCAACCTGGGCATGCTGCCCGCCTGCGGTCTCGTCGTCGTCGGCTACGCGGCCGCCAACGCCACCCCGTGGCTCTTCGGCCTCAACGCGGCGGCGCTCATCCCCTTCGCCCTGCTCATCCCCGCCGTCGCCGCCACCGACCTGCGCGGTGACCGCTCGCCGTTCCGCGGGCGCGTGATGGTGTGGCTCGGCGAGGTGTCGTTCGCCTTCTACATCGTGCACAACGTCCTGCTGGTGCACGTCCGTTCGCTGATCGGCGAGACACGGCAGTTCGGGTTCGCCGGGGGCATGGGCGTCATGGCCCTGTACTTCGTGGTGTGCATGGCCTTCGCGTGGCTGCTGCACAAGGGCGTCGAGATGCCGATGATGCGCCGGTTCGCCAAGCCCCGCGCCGCGCGGCGCCCGTAG